Proteins from a single region of Ananas comosus cultivar F153 linkage group 3, ASM154086v1, whole genome shotgun sequence:
- the LOC109707767 gene encoding probable inactive histone-lysine N-methyltransferase SUVR2 has product MAPPKEKIAAAIRAMKAIGIPKHTVKPVLKNLLIVYENNWEYIEAENFRVLADAVLDLQESKVDEQLKNESYKDYVSVTKKNHNEDEPMKKKTYNVRNRLLSYSIVLDNCGKRLIKGQEDPTTPLNHISEMNAVKRIKLEEVSPIGTSLSQPSHIHRKVSMHSLGRHSEKRLQIEENVTPKLLSSSPSYRVSHEETGAMVLFHRTRSNQERADSRLITYERDESLDHGNLVSCKGPKIEPGTENSPEHVDIDYTLLKSDLLGDEYPTSEAPLSIVCTPETIRTVNRGHQEQLSRLEVASSNSGAIKLLLTCNPSALDCMDFHMPSIEAICKEVENKCLRSYKILEPKFSLLDILKDICHCASELSSEPEKSRGESITHIIPTLDSLQRSLNGPSYMAEICRKNVTVKGKKKMQTEVQQDNLSSLMLIPQPQIVPGEMRPLHDVNDITKGEERVKVSVKSELNNEQYPPFFHYIPQNLPYQNAYINLSIARIGDEDCCSDCFGNCLESPLPCACARETGGEFAYTKDGLLNEHFLEACILMRRAPQKRHLFYCKDCPLERAKNEVRPDPCKGHPMRKFIKECWSKCGCNKQCGNRVVQRGITCNLEVFLTSEGKGWGLRTCDQLPRGAFVCEYVGEVLTNMELYDRTMQITGNARHTYPVLLDADWATEGVLKDEEALCLDATFYGNVARFINHRCRDANLIEIPVEIETPDHHYYHLAYFTTRKIEPWEELTWDYGIDFSDYNHPVKAFQCLCGSKLCRDV; this is encoded by the exons ATGGCGCCGCCAAAGGAGAAGATAGCGGCGGCTATAAGAGCGATGAAGGCCATTGGGATTCCGAAACATACTGTCAAGCCTGTGTTGAAGAACCTCCTTATTGTGTACGAGAACAACTGGGAGTATATAGAAGCAGAGAACTTCCGTGTCTTGGCTGATGCCGTACTCGACTTGCAAGAGTCTAAA GTGGATGAGCAACTGAAGAACGAAAGCTATAAG GACTATGTATCAGTGACAAAGAAAAATCATAAT GAGGATGAGCCAATGAAGAAGAAAACTTATAATGTACGGAATCGTTTACTTTCTTATTCAATTGTTTTG GATAACTGTGGGAAGCGGCTTATAAAAGGGCAAGAGGATCCGACTACTCCTTTAAATCATATCTCGGAGATGAATGCAGTTAAGAGGATTAAACTAGAAGAGGTTTCACCAATTGGGACCTCATTGTCCCAACCTTCTCATATACATAGAAAGGTTTCAATGCATAGCTTGGGAAGACATTCTGAAAAGAGGCTCCAGATAGAAGAAAATGTAACACCTAAGTTACTATCGTCATCACCATCATACCGAGTGAGTCACGAAGAAACAGGGGCTATGGTCCTTTTCCATAGAACTAGGTCGAATCAAGAGAGGGCTGATTCGAGACTTATTACTTACGAAAGAGATGAGAGCCTCGATCATGGTAACTTGGTTTCTTGTAAGGGACCGAAGATTGAACCTGGCACTGAGAATTCACCAGAACATGTAGACATAGATTATACTTTACTCAAATCTGACTTGCTGGGTGATGAATATCCAACATCTGAGGCTCCTCTATCGATAGTTTGTACTCCTGAAACAATTCGGACTGTAAACAGAG GTCACCAAGAGCAACTAAGCCGTCTTGAAGTAGCTTCCTCAAATTCGGGAGCCATTAAACTTTTGTTGACATGTAATCCCTCTGCACTTGATTGTATGGATTTTCATATGCCTAGCATAGAGGCTATATGCAAGGAAGTGGAGAACAAATGTCTTAGATCTTATAAAATTCTTGAACCCAAGTTTTCTCTTCTGgatattttgaaagatatttgcCATTGTGCCTCAGAGTTAAGTTCTGAACCAGAAAAATCTAGAGGAGAAAGTATTACACATATAATTCCTACTTTAGATTCCTTGCAAAGATCTTTAAATGGTCCTTCATACATGGCTGAAATTTGTAGAAAGAATGTGACTgtaaaaggaaagaagaagatgcaAACTGAAGTTCAGCAAGATAATTTAAGTAGTTTGATGTTGATTCCACAGCCACAGATTGTACCTGGTGAAATGAGACCTCTGCATGATGTCAATGATATAACAAAGGGTGAAGAAAGAGTTAAAGTATCTGTAAAAAGCGAACTAAACAATGAGCAATACCCACCGTTCTTCCACTACATACCACAAAATCTTCCTTATCAGAATGCCTATATCAATCTATCAATTGCTCGGATTGGAGATGAAGATTGCTGTTCTGACTGTTTCGGCAATTGCTTAGAATCCCCACTTCCTTGTGCATGTGCAAGGGAAACCGGCGGCGAGTTTGCATATACAAAAGATGGACTGCTCAATGAGCATTTTCTCGAAGCATGTATTCTAATGCGCCGTGCTCCTCAAAAGCGTCACTTGTTTTACTGTAAAGATTGTCCTTTAGAAAGAGCGAAGAATGAGGTAAGGCCCGATCCATGCAAAGGACATCCCATGAGGAAGTTTATTAAGGAGTGCTGGAGTAAGTGTGGGTGCAATAAGCAATGTGGAAATCGGGTGGTTCAGCGGGGAATTACATGCAACTTAGAG GTGTTTTTAACTTCTGAAGGAAAGGGGTGGGGCCTGCGCACCTGTGATCAATTGCCAAGAGGAGCATTTGTGTGTGAATATGTAGGCGAAGTGTTAACGAATATGGAGCTATATGATCGAACAATGCAAATAACAGGGAATGCGAGACACACTTACCCTGTTCTGCTAGATGCTGACTGGGCAACTGAAGGCGTTCTAAAGGATGAGGAGGCACTATGTTTGGACGCTACTTTTTATGGGAACGTTGCGAGGTTCATAAATCATAG ATGTCGTGATGCGAACTTGATCGAGATACCAGTGGAAATTGAGACACCTGACCACCATTACTATCAT cttGCGTATTTTACCACCAGGAAAATAGAACCTTGGGAAGAACTAACATGG GATTATGGAATTGATTTTAGTGATTATAACCATCCAGTTAAGGCATTTCAATGTCTATGCGGGAGTAAATTATGCCGAGATGTGTAG